Proteins from one Faecalibacterium sp. I3-3-33 genomic window:
- a CDS encoding AEC family transporter — protein MQISLLLMQQIAQLFLILLMGYAVVKTGLLKSSDSKVLSVVFVYLVMPCVVLNAFQIKDTPEIRTGLLYSMGIAVGMHAVFLLLNALFRKALKLDAVEQVNIIYSNAAALVIPIVQALLGEEYVVYSCAFVIVQLVLLWTHASACLQGSARLEWRKLLTNVNLIAIAAGALLYLLHISLPAPITSTLSSVGNMIGPMGMLLAGMAIAEVPLKKVFCTPRNYLPVFLRLLGVPLVIVLLLWAVHASLWIPDGKSILMTVYLSAITPACATVTSMAQLYDRDASHSSAIYVLSTLLSILTMPLMIGLFELLL, from the coding sequence ATGCAAATCAGCCTTTTATTGATGCAGCAGATCGCGCAGCTATTTCTGATTCTGCTGATGGGATATGCCGTTGTAAAAACCGGCTTGTTGAAGTCATCGGACAGTAAGGTGCTGTCTGTGGTCTTTGTCTATCTGGTCATGCCCTGTGTCGTTCTGAACGCCTTTCAGATCAAGGATACACCGGAGATCCGCACCGGGCTGCTTTATTCCATGGGCATCGCCGTTGGAATGCACGCTGTATTTCTGCTTCTGAATGCGCTGTTCCGCAAAGCTCTCAAGCTGGACGCCGTGGAGCAGGTCAATATCATTTACAGCAATGCCGCCGCGCTGGTCATTCCCATTGTGCAGGCTCTGCTGGGGGAGGAATATGTTGTCTACTCCTGCGCCTTTGTCATTGTACAGCTGGTACTGCTCTGGACCCATGCAAGCGCCTGCCTGCAGGGGTCTGCCCGGCTGGAATGGCGCAAGCTCCTTACCAATGTCAATCTGATCGCCATTGCAGCCGGTGCTCTGCTGTACCTGCTGCACATCTCGCTGCCCGCCCCGATCACCAGCACACTGAGCAGTGTCGGCAATATGATCGGCCCCATGGGAATGCTGCTGGCAGGCATGGCCATTGCGGAAGTCCCCCTCAAAAAGGTTTTCTGCACCCCGCGCAACTATCTGCCGGTATTTCTGCGTCTGCTGGGTGTTCCGCTGGTCATCGTTCTGCTGCTTTGGGCAGTTCACGCATCCCTTTGGATCCCGGACGGCAAGTCCATCCTGATGACGGTCTACCTTTCTGCCATTACCCCCGCCTGTGCAACAGTCACCTCCATGGCACAGCTCTATGATCGGGATGCTTCTCATTCCAGCGCGATCTATGTCCTGAGCACGCTGCTTTCCATCCTGACCATGCCGCTGATGATCGGGTTGTTTGAGCTGTTGCTCTGA
- a CDS encoding cyclase family protein, producing the protein MADYKLWNALKDAKKYRWVELSHSLNNESPYWSGIPEGSVELAKTVWDWGKPELECLIQTFKFPGQFGTHIDFPGHFIKGKALSEKYDVNDLIFPLVVIDISQQAKKDPRYAVTVEDIKAYEAKYGPIPDGALVALRSDWYKKWPDMDALSGIDAEGKENAPGWSLEALEYIYKVRNAAANGHETLDTDSSAVAEEKGDLACERYVLDNDKLQVEVLANLDKVQPAGAVVIVSYPRIESATGLPARVWAITE; encoded by the coding sequence ATGGCTGATTATAAACTGTGGAACGCACTGAAAGACGCTAAAAAATATCGCTGGGTGGAACTTTCTCACTCACTGAACAATGAAAGCCCCTACTGGTCCGGCATCCCGGAAGGCTCTGTGGAACTGGCAAAGACCGTGTGGGACTGGGGTAAGCCGGAACTGGAATGCCTGATCCAGACCTTCAAATTCCCCGGACAGTTTGGTACCCATATTGACTTCCCGGGGCACTTCATCAAGGGCAAAGCACTGTCCGAAAAGTATGATGTGAACGACCTGATTTTCCCGCTGGTGGTCATTGATATTTCCCAGCAGGCCAAGAAAGACCCTCGCTACGCTGTGACGGTGGAGGACATCAAGGCCTATGAGGCAAAGTACGGCCCCATCCCGGATGGTGCGCTGGTAGCTCTGCGCAGCGACTGGTACAAGAAGTGGCCGGATATGGATGCGCTGTCCGGCATCGACGCAGAGGGCAAAGAAAATGCTCCCGGCTGGTCGCTGGAAGCATTGGAGTATATCTACAAGGTACGCAATGCCGCCGCCAACGGCCACGAAACGCTGGATACCGATTCCTCTGCAGTGGCGGAGGAAAAGGGCGACCTTGCCTGCGAGCGCTATGTTCTGGACAACGACAAGCTGCAGGTGGAGGTGCTTGCAAATCTGGATAAAGTGCAGCCTGCCGGTGCGGTGGTCATTGTTTCTTATCCCCGCATCGAGAGTGCAACCGGTCTGCCCGCGCGGGTCTGGGCCATTACCGAATAA
- a CDS encoding YbaK/EbsC family protein, with protein sequence MSFEKAKADLEEKGLGDHVIVLNESSATVAEAAHALGVEPASIAKTLSVLQGEKPVLIVTEGTAKLDNHKYKSLFHMKAKMIPYDEVEAYVGHAPGGVCPFGVNEGVAIYLDESLRKFDTVYPAAGNGHTAVKLTLQELEAAAGAEGWVDVCKEPEGE encoded by the coding sequence ATGTCCTTTGAAAAAGCAAAAGCAGATCTGGAAGAAAAAGGTCTGGGAGACCATGTCATTGTGCTGAACGAGTCCTCGGCAACCGTGGCAGAAGCAGCGCACGCACTGGGCGTAGAGCCTGCCAGCATCGCCAAAACGCTGTCGGTTTTGCAGGGCGAAAAGCCGGTGCTTATTGTTACCGAGGGCACGGCAAAGCTGGACAACCACAAGTACAAGAGCCTGTTCCACATGAAGGCCAAAATGATCCCCTACGATGAGGTGGAAGCCTATGTGGGGCATGCCCCCGGCGGCGTGTGCCCCTTTGGGGTGAACGAGGGCGTGGCGATCTATCTGGACGAGAGTCTGCGCAAGTTCGATACCGTCTACCCGGCAGCCGGCAACGGTCACACCGCCGTCAAGCTGACCTTGCAGGAGCTGGAAGCAGCCGCCGGAGCCGAGGGCTGGGTGGATGTCTGCAAAGAACCGGAAGGCGAGTAA
- a CDS encoding SLC13 family permease: MKLLKQFIQQETVLTAAAVLAVVSAFFVPPDAQYLGYIDLRTLAILFSLMTVMAGLRRQGFFDGLGRALLSRTHSTFQLTLVLVGLCFFGSMFITNDVSLLTFVPFTFVVLSRLGADVRRSLLIPVVCMQTIAANLGSMLTPIGNPQNLYLYGKSGMSIGGFVLLMLPYTLVSLLLLLAWAAMVCRKASAALSVDELVSSSASQGDQKIILLYLVLFAVCLLSVIRVLPYGIAFAAVLVCALFADPHTLRAVDYSLLLTFVAFFIFIGNLGRIPAFSGWLQEFLTGREVLVAVLASQVTSNVPAALLLSGFTAETPALIIGTNLGGLGTLIASMASLISYRQIARELPQGKKQYFGLFTLSNLIFLAILLGVWFLLR, from the coding sequence ATGAAACTACTCAAACAATTCATTCAGCAGGAAACGGTCCTCACCGCAGCCGCTGTGCTGGCCGTTGTCTCCGCCTTCTTTGTTCCGCCGGATGCGCAGTATCTCGGCTACATCGACCTGCGCACGCTGGCGATCCTGTTTTCCCTGATGACGGTCATGGCCGGGCTGCGGCGGCAGGGCTTTTTTGATGGACTGGGCCGGGCATTGCTGTCCCGTACCCATAGCACCTTTCAGTTGACGCTGGTACTGGTTGGGCTGTGCTTTTTTGGAAGCATGTTCATCACCAACGATGTTTCCCTGCTGACCTTCGTTCCCTTTACGTTCGTGGTCCTGAGCCGTTTGGGAGCGGATGTCCGCCGCTCCCTTCTGATCCCGGTGGTCTGTATGCAGACCATTGCGGCAAACCTTGGCAGTATGCTGACCCCCATCGGCAACCCGCAGAACCTCTATCTTTACGGAAAAAGCGGCATGAGCATCGGGGGCTTTGTGCTTCTTATGCTACCCTACACCCTGGTCTCTCTGCTCCTGCTGTTGGCTTGGGCAGCAATGGTCTGCCGGAAAGCCTCTGCTGCCCTCTCCGTGGACGAGCTTGTTTCTTCTTCTGCATCTCAGGGGGATCAGAAGATCATCCTGCTGTATCTGGTTCTGTTTGCCGTTTGCCTGCTGTCCGTGATCCGGGTGCTGCCCTATGGCATCGCCTTTGCCGCTGTGCTCGTCTGCGCCCTTTTTGCAGACCCGCACACCTTACGGGCGGTGGACTATTCCCTGCTTCTGACCTTTGTAGCTTTTTTCATCTTCATTGGCAATCTTGGCCGCATTCCCGCTTTCTCCGGCTGGCTGCAGGAGTTTCTGACCGGCCGGGAAGTGCTGGTGGCGGTTCTTGCTTCGCAGGTCACCAGTAATGTTCCCGCCGCCCTGCTGCTGTCCGGGTTCACGGCAGAGACACCAGCCCTCATCATCGGCACCAATCTGGGAGGTCTTGGCACTCTGATCGCATCCATGGCCAGTCTTATTTCCTACCGGCAGATCGCACGGGAGCTGCCACAGGGAAAGAAGCAGTATTTCGGGCTGTTCACCCTGTCCAACCTGATCTTCCTTGCGATTCTGCTGGGCGTGTGGTTCTTGCTCCGCTGA
- a CDS encoding class I SAM-dependent methyltransferase — translation MERKEAIRSAYRLTGGNNFYDGMITCSTLSGKAVCRLVWDMNKAENDAYLEKALSGIPEHFSGKLLEVPVGTGILTMPLYRTLPKADITCLDYSADMMGQAQEKADRLHLKNVTFRQGDVGALSFADGAFDIVLSLNGFHAFPDKEAAYREVFRVLKPGGTFCGCFYVKGEQKRTDWFVRHVYEKTGFFTPPYETAFSLKKRLEEMYATVTFGTVKSMAWFVCRKGLQ, via the coding sequence ATGGAACGAAAAGAAGCGATTCGCAGCGCCTATCGGCTGACAGGCGGCAACAACTTTTATGACGGCATGATCACTTGTTCCACCCTGAGTGGGAAAGCGGTGTGCCGCTTGGTGTGGGATATGAACAAAGCGGAAAACGATGCCTATCTGGAAAAGGCATTGTCCGGCATCCCGGAACATTTTTCCGGAAAGCTGCTGGAGGTGCCGGTGGGCACCGGTATTCTGACCATGCCGCTTTACAGGACACTGCCCAAAGCGGACATCACCTGTCTGGATTACTCGGCAGATATGATGGGACAGGCGCAGGAAAAGGCAGACCGCCTGCACCTGAAAAATGTGACCTTCCGGCAGGGAGATGTAGGTGCGCTGTCCTTTGCGGACGGTGCATTCGATATCGTTTTGTCACTGAACGGCTTTCACGCGTTCCCGGATAAAGAGGCCGCTTACCGGGAGGTGTTCCGGGTCTTGAAGCCCGGTGGGACCTTCTGCGGCTGCTTTTATGTAAAGGGGGAGCAGAAGCGGACGGACTGGTTTGTCCGGCATGTTTATGAAAAAACGGGGTTCTTCACGCCGCCCTATGAGACGGCTTTCAGTTTGAAAAAACGGCTGGAGGAAATGTACGCAACCGTAACATTTGGAACAGTGAAGAGCATGGCATGGTTTGTCTGCCGGAAAGGACTACAATGA
- a CDS encoding ZIP family metal transporter gives MIQDAFWGILIPFLGTSLGAGCVFFLKNALRDGIQRALTGFAAGVMVAASVWSLLIPAMEQAADLGRLAFFPAAVGFWLGILFLLLLDHLIPHLHQNSLQAEGPKSQFQRTTMMVLAVTLHNIPEGMAVGVVYAGYLAGTAQITAAGALALSLGIAIQNFPEGAIISMPLRAEGMKKGRAFWGGVLSGIVEPIGAVLTILAAGIVVPALPYLLSFAAGAMLYVVVEELIPEMSQGQHSNVGTMFFAVGFSVMMVLDVALG, from the coding sequence ATGATACAAGACGCATTCTGGGGGATCTTGATCCCCTTTCTGGGCACAAGCCTTGGGGCGGGCTGTGTGTTCTTTTTGAAAAATGCTTTGCGTGACGGCATCCAGCGTGCCCTCACCGGCTTTGCCGCCGGGGTCATGGTGGCGGCATCCGTATGGAGCTTGCTGATCCCGGCTATGGAGCAGGCCGCAGATCTGGGCAGGCTGGCATTTTTCCCCGCGGCGGTGGGGTTCTGGCTGGGTATCCTGTTTTTACTGCTGCTGGACCATCTCATCCCACATCTGCATCAGAACAGCTTGCAGGCCGAAGGGCCAAAAAGCCAGTTCCAGCGCACCACCATGATGGTTCTGGCGGTAACGCTGCACAACATCCCGGAGGGTATGGCAGTGGGCGTAGTCTATGCCGGATACCTTGCCGGAACTGCTCAGATCACTGCCGCCGGGGCGCTGGCGCTTTCCCTTGGCATTGCCATCCAGAACTTCCCGGAGGGTGCCATCATCTCCATGCCCCTGCGGGCAGAAGGAATGAAAAAAGGCCGGGCGTTCTGGGGCGGCGTGCTGTCCGGCATTGTAGAGCCCATCGGGGCAGTGCTGACGATTCTGGCGGCAGGCATCGTGGTGCCCGCGTTGCCCTATCTGCTCAGCTTTGCAGCCGGTGCCATGCTGTATGTGGTGGTGGAGGAACTGATCCCGGAAATGTCGCAAGGACAGCACTCCAACGTTGGCACAATGTTTTTTGCGGTAGGCTTCAGCGTGATGATGGTGCTGGATGTGGCACTGGGGTGA